GCGATGGCTGCCGTGTTTGCGTTGCGCCCGTCCGCGATGAGCTGGAGGGAGGCGGGGCGGCCCGTCTGGAGGTTGCGGGAGAAGTCCGGCGGAATGGTGAGCCCTACGACAATGTCCCGGTTGTCGATCATGCGGTCGATGTCCTTTTCCGTGGCTGCCGTGGCCTGCCGCCGGAAGATGCCGGTGCCTTCCAGGTCCGCGATGTACTGGGCGGCCGCTTCCCCGCCGTCCTTGTCCAGCACGGCGTAAGGCACGCGCGTGACGTTCATGGTAGCCGCGTATCCGAAGATGCAGATCTGGATGACGGGCGGGATGATGAGGGCCATGCGGCTTTTTTTGTCCCGGAGGACGGCCAGCAGTTCCTTTTTGACGAGGGAGGCTATTCTGACGAAGAAGTCCATGGCGTTATTCTAGGGATTTGGGGGCTTTCAGGCGGGCGATGCCCATGAGGACGACGGCAAAGACGCCCAGCGTGATGCAGCACGGGATGATGACGGAGGGGATGTCCCCGGCCAGGAAGAGGGTCTGGAGCAGGGTGACGTAGTAGCGCGCCGGGATCATGTAGGTGAGGGCGCGCACGGCGGGCGGCATGTTCAGGATGTCATACAGGAAGCCGGAGAGCATGAGGGCCGGCATGAAGGTGCCCATGATGGCGAACTGGCAGGCCAGGAACTGGTTTTTCGTGGCGGTGGAGATGACGAGGCCCAGCCCCAGGGCTACGATCAGGAAGAGGGCGGAGACCGCCAGCAGCAGGGTGAGGGAGCCGCGGATGGGAATGTCAAAGACGAAGGCGGCGAAGACCATGGAGATGGCCAGGCTGACCATGCCCAGCAGGAAGTTGGTGGCCGCCTTGGCGGTGAGGATTTCCCCGCTGCCCACGGGGGTGACGAAGAGGCTTTCCAGCGTGCCCCGTTCATATTCCCGCGCCATGACCAGGGAGGTGAGGAGCGCCCCGATCATGGTCATGATGGTGACGATGACGCCGGGAACCAGGTAGTAGTGGCTGTCGTTGGCTTCATTGAAGCGGGTGCGCGTCTGCACGTCCAGCACGGGGGCGGACTGTCTGTCCAGGGAGGCCGCCCAGGAGCCCACAACGGCCTGGAGGTAGTTGCGGATGAGGGTGGCCTGGTTGGCGTTGACTCCGTTGACGACGATCTGGACTTTCGTGACGCCGCCGTTGAGCGTGTCCGGGGCGTCGCTTTGCAGGGCGATGAAGGCGTCCGCCTGATGGGTGCGCAGCTTTTCTTCCGCCTCGCGGGAGGAGAAGACGCGGGTGGTCTGGAAGTATTTGGAGAGGGTGAGGCGCGTTTCCAGGTTGGTGGATTCGCTGGAGGCCGGAACGGCCAGGTACGCGATGCGCACGTTTTTGATGTCCATGCTCATGCCGTAGCCGAAGAGGAGCAGGAGCACGGCGGGGAGAATGACGGCGATGCCGATGTTGCCGGGGTCCCTCACCACCTGGTGGAGTTCCTTGACGATGAGGGCGCCGATGCGTTTGAGGGAGGCCGTCATGATTTTTCCCCTCCCTTCCGCATGTGTTCCTCCGTGATGGCCAGGAAGGCGTCTTCCAGGGAGGCCGGGGCGCCGTCCTTGCGGGGCGGGGCATAGTTGCGTATTTCATCCGGAGAGCCTTCCGCCAGCGTGGTTCCGTCCATCATGATGAGCATGTTGTCGCAGAATTCCGCTTCCCCCAGAAAGTGGGTGGTGATGATGATGGTGACGCCTTTTTCCGCCAGGGAGTTGATGCGCAGCCAGAAGTCGCGCCGGGCCAGGGGGTCCGCGCCTGAGGTGGGTTCGTCCAGGAAGAGGATGTCCGGGGAGTGGAGCAGGCCGCACGCCATGCTCAGGCGCTGCTTGTAGCCGCCGGGCAGGTGGGCTGCGGGGGCATTCATGTACGGGGTGAGGTGGAATTCTTCTTCCATGGAGCGGATGGCGTCCCGCCGTTCCTTTCCGGCCATGCCATAGGCTCCGGCAAAGAATTCCAGGTTCTGCCGCGTGGTGAGCATGCCGTACATGGAGAATTTCTGGGCCACGTACCCCACTCTTCTCCGCGCGCGGGCGGCGGCGGTTCTCAGGTCCGCTCCGGCCACGTTAAGGGTGCCTCCGGTTGCGGGCAGGAGGCCGCAAAGCATGCGGAACGTGGTGCTTTTTCCGGCTCCATTTGGTCCCAGCAGGCCGAATACCTGCCCCCGGCTGACGGAGAAGCTGACGTGGTTGACGGCGGTGAAGCTGCCGAATTTGCGTACAAGGTCCGTTACCTGGATGATGGTTTCTCCGCCGGTCCCCTGGTCGGGAGGAGGTGTTTCCGCGGGAGCGGGGATGTCCTGCGGGGTGAGGTCCGTCTGTCCGGCCAGCAGGGTCATGAAGCCGTCGGAAAAATCCGGCTGCCCCGGCTGCGGGTGGTATTCCTCCAGCTTCTGCCGCGTGGGGTGGTCACGCGGCAGGATGATGCGCACGGTGCCTCCCTGTGGAGTGGCGTTGATGATTCCGGGCAGGGCGGCCAGCCTGCTCTGGAACTGGCGCGCGTGGATGCCTTCCGGCGTGCGTACGGTGATGCACATGCCCTCCGCGCGGGCGATGACGTCCGCGGGCGGAGCATCCATCAGCAGGCCCCCCTTGTACATGATGAGGGTGCGGTTGCAGTAGGCGGATTCATCCATGTAGGAGGTGCTGACCAGCACGCCCACGCCTTCCTCACGGGAGAACTGCCCCAGGATGTTCCAGAGTTCCCGGCGTGAGAGCGGGTCCACCCCCACGGTGGGTTCATCCAGCAGGATCAGGGGCGGGGAGGAGACCAGGGAACAGCACAGCCCCAGCTTCTGCTTCATGCCGCCGGAGAGCTTGCCCGCCAGGCGCGTGGTGAAGCGCTCCAGGCTGGTCATGGAGAGCAGGCTGCGGAAGCGTTTTTCCCGGTCCTGACCGGAGACGCCGTGCATGCGGGCGTAAAGCTCCATGTTTTCCCTCACGGTAAGATCCTCGTAAAGACCGAATTTCTGCGGCATGTACCCGATGGAGGCCTGAATGGCCCGCGCTTTTTTGACGGAGTCCAGATTGAGTACGGAAATGGAGCCTTCATGCGGCTTCATCAGTCCGGTGATGAGGCGGATGAGGGTGGTTTTTCCCGCGCCGTCCGGCCCCAGCAGGCCCACGATTTCCCCGGGGGAAAGGCGGAAGGAGACGCCGTCCACCGCCGCAAAGGGAACGCCCGCCGGGTCCGGAAACATTTTACGGACGTTCCGGCAGTCAATCAGGGGCTGGGAGTCCGCGTTCATGGCCTGGGCTGTTCCAGAGCCCGCTGCCCGGCGGCTTGGTCCAGCGGGATGGTGACCGTGGCGGGGGCGCCCAGCCGCAGCCGGTTGTCCGGATCGTCCACGATGATGCGCACTTCATATACCAGGGCGGTCCGGAGGTCCGGCGTTTCCACGTTCTTGGGCGTGAATTCCGCCACGGAGGAGATGAAGCCCACCGTTCCCTTGAAGTCCGTATCCGGGAAGCTGTCGTTATGGACGGTGGCGGAAAAGCCGGGTTTTACCTTTCCCAGCTGGGATTCGGTCAGATAGGCCCTGACCCATTTGGTGTGGTTCAGGGAGAGGTTGTACACGGGTTTCTGCGGGGAGGCCATGTCCCCCTTTTCCAGAATCCGGTTGCGCACCACGGCGTTGCTTGGGGCGTAAAGCACGGCGTCCTTCAGGTTCTGTTCCCTGATGACCAGGTTGGCCTTCGCCTGGTTATACTGGGCCAGGGACTGGGCAATGTCTTCCGCGCGGGAGCCCGCCAGCAGCAGTTCCAGCTGTTTTCTGGCTACGTCCAGGTTGGCCGCCGCCACTTGCTGGGAGGCTACGGCGTCGTCCGCCTCCTGCCGGGAGATGGATTTGGTGTCAGCCAGTGCCACTAGTCTCTTGCTGCGCACTGCGGCGTTGTTCAGCGTGGCTTCCGCCGCTTCCACGTTTGACCGCGCCTGGGCTATTTCCTCCGCGCGCGGGCCGTTTTTAACGCGCAGGTAGTTCTGGCGCGCGGCCTCCGCCGTCTGGCGCGCTTCATCCACAGCCTGCTGCAGGCGCACCGTTTCCAGCGTGGCAAGTTTCTGCCCGGGGACCACGGTGTCTCCCTCATCCACCAGCACGGAGTCAATCCGTTCGGAGATCAGGAAGGCCAGGTCCACCTGGCGCAGGTCCACGTTGCCGTAAAGGACGGCTTTATCCTCAGGCCCGGACGGAGCTTCCCGGTAGATGAACCAGGCTGCCGCTCCTGCCGCCGCAAGAAGAATCAGGAGGATCACCAGTTTTTTCATGTCTCTATTTATACAAGTGTATAATTTTTTACAAGTAAAAATACGTCCGGCATGACGGAGAAGGAATTAGCGGTTTACTAACGGGGGCGGAACAGGCATAATCCGGCGACTTTTACTTTTCCTATTATTGATATGATGACCGCCACCGAGATACGCCAAAGCTTTCTGGACTTTTTCCGCGAGAAACAGCACACGGTCGTGCCCTCTGCTTCTTTGATGCCCCAGAGCCCCGGATTGTTGTTCACTAATGCCGGCATGAACCAGTTTGTTCCGTATTTCCTGGGGGTATGGACCCCGCCGTGGACGCCTGCCCGCGCCACGGACACTCAGAAGTGCATCCGCGCCGGCGGCAAGCACAACGACCTGGAGGATGTGGGTTATGATTCCTACCACCATACGTTTTTTGAAATGCTGGGGAATTGGTCCTTTGGGGATTATTTCAAGAAGGAGGCCATCCAGTGGGCCTGGGAGCTGGTGGTGGAACGGTGGGGGTTCCCGGCGGAACGGCTGTACGCCACCGTATACTCGCCGGACAAGAGCAAGGGCGATCCCGGAGAGTTTGACCAGGAGGCCTGGGATTACTGGGCGGAGCTGTTCCGTTCCCGCGGTCTGGACCCGGACGTGCAGATCGTGCACGGGAACGTGAAGGATAATTTCTGGATGATGGGTGAAACCGGCCCCTGCGGCCCCTGTTCCGAGCTGCACGTGGACCTGACCCCGAAGGGGGATACGAAGGGGAGCCTGGTGAACAAGGATTCCGACCAGTGCATAGAAATCTGGAACCTGGTGTTCATCCAGTATAATGCGGAGAGCAACGGTTCCATGCGCAATCTTCCGGCGTGCCATGTGGATACGGGCATGGGCTTTGAACGCGCGTGCTCCATCATGCAGTGCACGGACGGGTTCAAGGATTTTTCCCGCAAGCCGTCCAATTACGCCACGGACGTGTTCCGTCCCCTGTTTGACCGTCTGGAGGTTTTAAGCGGACGCAAGTATGCGGACGTGTATCCGGCGCCCGGTTCCAAGAAGGTGGGCGCGCAGGATGATTCCCTTCAGGAGGCGATTGCCTTCCGCGTGATTGCGGACCATCTGCGCACGCTCAGTTTTTCCATAGCGGACGGCATTTTGCCTGGCAACAACGGCCGTAATTACGTGCTGCGCCGCATTCTGCGCCGTGCCGTGCGCTACGGCCGGCGCCTGGGCTTCACCCAGCCGTTCCTGGCGGAACTGGTGGATACGCTGGTGGAATCCTTCGGCCAGGTGTTCCCTGAGCTCGCCACCCGCGCCGCCACCGTGAAGGAGGTGCTGAACCGTGAAGAGGCCAGCTTTAATGAAACGCTGGACCGCGGCCTGGAATTGTTTGATGCGGAAACGGCTTCCGCCGGAAAGGTGAGCGGGGAGTTTGCGTTCAAGCTGTATGATACGTACGGTTTCCCGATTGACCTGACGGCCCTGCTTGCGGAAGAACGCGGGCTGGAAATTGACATGGACGGGTTCAACAGGCTGATGAATGAGCAACGGGAACGCGCCCGCGCCGCCCGCAAGAGCGAGGTGGTCCGCGCCCTGGATTTGAAGACGGATGCCGTGACGGAGTTCACGGGGTACGATGTGGACGAATGCGCCGCCACGGTGTTGGAAGTGAGCCGCCAGGGGGATTCCCTGTTCATCATTACGGACAAGACTCCGTTTTACGCGGAGATGGGCGGCCAGGTTTCCGATGCCGGGTTGATTGAAATAGGCGGGGACAGCTACCATGTGATGGCCGTCCAGCAGATCGGGAATGCCCGCGCCCATGTGGTGGAAGCCCGCGAGGGGCTGGCCGTGAAGCCGGGGGACCGCGTGCATCTGAGCATTGACGCGGAACGCCGCCGCCGTGTGGAGGCGCACCATACCGCCACCCACCTTCTTCACTGCGCCCTGCACCAGGTGGTGAGCCCGGATGCGGCCCAGCAGGGTTCCTACGTTTCGGAAGACCGCCTGCGCTTTGACTTTAACAGCGGCGCCGTCACGCCGGACCAGCTCCGCCGGATTGAAGAGAAGGTGAACGGCTGGATTGAGGAGGCCCTGCCGGTTCACTGCACGGAACGCGCCTATGCGGACGTGAAGGGAAATTCCGCGATTGCCCAGTTCTTTGGCGACAAGTACGGGGACGTGGTGCGCGTGGTCCAGGTGGGCGGCTGCCGGAATGAACTGGACGGCGTTTCCATGGAGTTCTGCGGCGGCACGCACATTGCCAATACGAAGGATATAGGCCTGTTCAAGATCAAGAGCGAGGGGGCCATCGCCTCCGGCGTGCGCCGCATTGAGGCCATGACGGGAGACGCGGCTCTGGAAATGATCCGCCAGCACGTCGTCGCCAAAAGCCTGGAAATCGCCAGGGCGGTGGAAAAAATCAAGGAGGTGAATGGGGAACTGGCGGATATGGGGCTGGAACAGGTCCCGGTCCCCACGATTGAAGGCAAGCCGGGGCTGTCCGCCCTGGGCGCTTCCGACATTCGGACGGTGAATGATTCCCTGGCGCGTTTTGACGCCTCCGTGGAGCATTTCAAGCAGACGGCCCTGGAGGCGGAAAAGAAGCTTAAGAAGGCCCGCGCCGGGCAGTCCGCCGCCAGGGCTGACGCCCTGCTGAATGAATGGCTTTCCGATGACCCCGCCTCCCTGATCCAGGTGGCGGAGGGCGCCGGGGAATTGCTCCAGGAATTACTGAACGGTCTGAAAAAGCGCCAGTATGCGGGCGCCGCCTTCCTGCTGTGCGTGGACAGTTCTTCCTTGCTCCTGGGCGCTTATTGTGGCAAAGATGCCATTGCGGACGGATTGTCCGCCGGAGACATGATCCGTGAGGTTTCCGCTCTTGCCGGAGGCAAGGGGGGCGGCCGTGCGGACCAGGCCCGCGGTTCCGCCCCGCAGGATGCAGATCCCCAGGCCCTGGCTGCGGCGGCCCGCAATATTATTAATGATTAGCCCCGTACAGGGGCGCCCCACTGGATACTGATCATGGACAAGAAGATTTTTCCGGACGAACCTGAGATTCCCATTCTGCCGAACCTGTTTACGGCAGGGAACCTGGTGTGCGGATTTTTCGCCATTCTGACGATTTTTGAAGGGATCAACCAGGCGGACAGCGACGCCGTGGCGGCCTTTTCCTATTACCAGAATGCCACGTTCCTGATTTTCGCGGCGTGCCTGTTTGATTTGTTTGACGGCCGCATCGCGCGCATGCGCGGGCAGGACGGCCCGTTTGGACGGGAGTTTGACTCCCTGGCGGACATCGTCTCCTTCGGCATCGCCCCGGCGCTGCTGGTGGCCAAGGCCGTCCTGTTCCAGCTTTCTCCGCCGGAGGTGGGTTGGGGCATCGGCATCCTGTACCTGCTGTGCGCCGCCCTGCGCCTGGCGCGGTTCAACTGCATGGCGGCCGCTCCCCGGAAGGAGGGGCAGAGCAGCGATTTTGTGGGCCTGCCCGTTCCGATGGCGGCGGGAGCCGTGGTTTCCACCATGTACCTGGTGATGTACCTGGCGGGCAGGGCTCCGGACGGAGCCATGGACCTGGGCGTGTTCAAGTACGTGATTGCGCTGGCGATGGCGGGAGTGTCCGTCCTGATGATGAGCCGGGTGGTTTATCCCAGCTTCAAGCATATCAACATGCGTACGCGGGGAACGATGTACGCGATCGTGCTCATTGTGCTGGCGGTCATCTGTATTTTCAAGTTCCCGTGGGTGATGCCCGCGGTCATTTTCTCCATTTACCTGCTTTACGGACTGGTGCGTCCCTGGGTGGCCCGCCGCTGGCGGAACAGGCTGGAGGCCAGCGACGAGGAATAAGACTCCCCGCTCTGTTGACGGGGCGTTCCTGAATCCGCCCCCGTTTCCGGTACAGGACGGATTGAGGCGGTTGACGCGGGGAGCCGTGTTTTAGACTTAAACAGGACATTCGTGCGCGTTCCTCCCTTGTTGGGAGAGGTGCGTATCCCTCCGGCCTGCTTCACGCGGCATGAAAGGTAAAACCGGACGGGCATCACGGGGATGGGACCGGTTGAAAGGTGGTGGGGTGGAACAGTTTTCCCCGGTATTCCGGAGCCTACTTGTTCTTCTTTTCGAAGTCGGCGGCAAAGGGGTCCTTTTCCGGAGCGGTTTCCTTGCCGTATTTCTCCACGTTTTTGTTGTCTTTAACCAGGGTGATGCACACGGGCTTGCTACGGTTGCCCATGGCGTCATACCTGTAAAGGAAGCGGCGCACGAGTTCCTTGGTCTTGGAGTCGAACATCCGTTCTTCCACCAGCTCTGCGTTCTGGTTGTAGCCGTAGCTTACGTAGAACAGCTCGTTTTTCTGCCCGTCGAAGATGAGGCAGGAGAGAAGCTGGTTGTATTTGCCCCGGGTGTAAAGCGTTACGGAAACCAGCACGTTATGGGTATTGTAAGTCGTTTTTTTCATCCCCTTGCCTTCGTTGGTCTTTTCAAAATAGCTGCGTGATCCGTCTTCATGCTTGACCAGGCGGGAGGAGGAGGTCTGGACATTGAAATCGTCCTGGCCGGCAGCCAGGGCTCCAGATGTCATGGCCAGGGGAACGATGAGAAGCAGGGGCGATATTTTCATGATGAAAAAAGTGTTTCTGACTTATTAAAGTGATGTATAGTGCCTTTGACAAGAACGTAATTAGATGAACTGGCTTGTAAGGCGAGACCTATTGAATGTGGAGCGCGGAGGCGTGCTGATGGGAATAGTGAATGTGACTCCGGATTCCTTTTCCGACGGAGGGCGGTTCCATACGCTGGAACGCGCCGTCTCCCATGCGAAGGAGCTTGAACGGCAGGGCGCTCTGATTCTGGATATAGGCGGGGAGTCCACCAGGCCGGGGGCCGCGGAGGTTTCCGTGGAGGAGGAACTGGACCGGGTGCTTCCCGTGGTGCGGGAATTGCGCCCGTGCACGGAGGCCGTGATTTCCGTGGATACCCGCCATGCAGCCGTGGCAGAAGCCGTGCTGGAAGCCGGGGCGGACGTGATCAATGATATTTCCGGATTGCAGGAGGAGGGAATGGCGGAGCTGTGCGCCGCGGCGCGTTGCGGCGTGGTGGTGATGCACATGCAGGGAACGCCGGAGACGATGCAGGAGGCGCCTTCCTATGGTGACGTGGTGGGGGAGGTGCGCAGTTATTTTGAGGAACGTTATGATTTTCTGCTGGCGCGCGGGCTTGTTCCGGAACAGATTTGCTGGGATCCCGGCATCGGCTTCGGCAAGACGGTGGAACACAATCTGGCCCTGCTGTCCAATATGGACAAGCTTCAGGTGGCGGGGCGCCCGGTGCTGCTGGGCCTTTCCCGCAAGCGCATGCTGGGCGCCATTCTGGGAAGTGTGGAGCAGGGGCGCGCCCCGCTGGGCACCGCCGTGATGACGGTGTGGGGCCATCTGCACGGCGCCGGTATCCACCGTGTCCATGACGTGGAGGAGTGCGCCCGCGCCCTGAAACTGGTGCAGACCGCTGAACCTTTTGTCCGCTGACCGCTCCCATGGAACCCGCTTCATCCCGTCCGGTATTGACGTCTCTGGCCTCCATGGCGTTTGCCCTGGCGGCATTGTTCCTGTTTCTGGCGGTGCGGGGTATTTGGCCGCTTGGAGGCCATTTTCTGGAATACATGGATAACGGGCAGCTCGTTTATCCCACCTTGAAGTATTACGCGTCCGCCCTGATGAGCGGCATGTGTGACGGGTCCTTTTTTTATGATGTCAATTCCGGTGCGGGTATTCGCGTGAGCCCCACGCTGCCGCACCAGCTGCTGGTTCCCTCCACCTGGATTGCCGTAGCCATGGGGGACTCCTTCCTGTTGAAGGACATGGTCTGGGTGATGCTGGCGGATGTGATGTGCATCTGCCTGACGGCCTCCTGGTTCCTGAGGCGCGTGTTTCCCTCCCTGTCCGTGTGCTGGACCGTGCTCCTGACGGCGGGATATGCGCTGGGGGGATTTTTCCAGACCAAGTACGGATTCATGCAGTTTCTGGACCATGCGGCCATGTTCCCCCTGTTTGCCCTGGGCCTTTACCGGCTGGTAAACGGGGGAAAGGGGTGGCTGTACGCCGTGGGGCTTTTTCTGCTGGCCACTTCCCTGTACAGCGCATTCATGGCTGTTGTCCTTGGCTGGCTGTTCGCCTGGGCCTATACGCTGCCCCTGAAAGGAACGGAGGAACGCCGCGTGCGCCTGGCCCGCGTGTTCTGGTACACGGCGGCGGTGACGCTGGCTACCTGCTACTACTGGTTGCCGATGATGGACATGAGCCGGGATTCCATGCGCTCCCTGTTCATGACTGCGCCCACGTTTTTTGAACTGACGTGGCCGTTTGACCCTCCCAAATTCCTGGAACGCCTGTATGCGTGCCTGCCGGGAATGGCCTGCGCCTCCCTGGCGGCCGTCTATCTGGCCTATGGGAGGAAGGAGGCTTCTTCATCGGACCGGGGGAGGCGGTTGTTCCTTCTCCTGCTGGGCGCGTCCGTGCTTCCCGCATTCATTGAACCCCTTCACCGGGCCGCCCATCTGTGGAGCTATGTGGATTTTCCCGTCCGGTTCGGGTTCATCCCCAATCTGGTGGCAGTCTCTTTTTGCGCCTGGATTTTGTCCGGCGGCAGGCTGCCGGAACCGGCGGGGCGCAACTGGGGCTGGGGGCTGTGCCTGGGCCTTCCCGCGGCGGCTTTTGCCGTTTCCCTGCTTGTCCTTTCCGTGACGGATGCGGATTTGGCGGTGCGCCTGCTGCCCCTGCTGTTTTTTGCGTGTGCATGGTTCTGCTGGCGGCATGCGGAAGGCGGGAAGCTGGCATGGTCCATCGCCGCCGTGATGATGCTGGGGCTGCCCGTGGGGGCTGCCGCATTCTGGAAGCGGGGAGAAGAGGAGAAAGCCGCTGTCCAGGCTCTCCATGCGGAGTGGCTGGCGCGCCGCATGGACGGGTGCGCCGGGCTTCTGCGCGTGAAGGACAGGGACCGCCTGCTGGTGGAGAATTCCGCCTGCCTGGGGCCGGTGCCTAGCATCAGCAATTTCCGGCATACCACGAGCATAGCCCATTTCCGTTTTCTGAAAAACCTGGGGTACCGGGATGAATTCACGCGCACGTACGGACAAGGGGGAACCCTGTTCTCAGATTTGCTGCTGGGGAATGGATTTATGCTGGCGTCCCGTCCCGTGGAAGGAATGGAAAGGGTGCTTTCCGGGCACGGGATGCACTTGTACAGGCTTCCGGGCGCCCGGTGGGGGCTGGTGGTTCCCCAAAACGCTCTGGGACTGAGGCTTGATGCGGAGGCTGATGTATTCACGAATCTCAATGCCTTGCATGCCGCTCTTTGTCCATCTGGGGAAGGGGCCCTGTACGTTCCCGTGGAAGTGCAGACGGAGAAGGATGGTGATGGATACAGGGGGAAGATTGCGGAATGTTCCGGCGCTGTGTACGGATTTCCGCAAACGGATATTGATGACTTCCGGGTCAATGGGCTGGCCGTCCCTGTGATGGCAGTGGCGCAGGGGAAGCCGGGCTGGACGGGGCGCACTTATAACGGAGTTTTGGAATTGAAGCAGGCGGGCAGAGCCGGGGAAACCGTAGTGGAGGGAATTCTGCGCCGTCCGGTGGAGGCCCCTCTTCTGGCGGCTGAGGCGCGCGTGCCGGAGCAGGAAGTGCCGGTGCTGGGCAGGGAACAGGATAAGTACGGGCTGGAGGCACGGGGATGGGGAGGGCATGTGGAGGCCGTTTTGTCCGCTGGAAAGGAAGAGGCGTTAATGATTCCAGTGGTTTACGACCGGGGATGGAAAGCCGAACGCAACGGCGTGGAAGCGCCCATTGAAAAAGTGGGGGAATTGATGGCGGTGCGTCTGGACGAGGGGCGTAACCGGGTGGTGTTTGATTATTACCCCCCCTTGTTAAAGGCTGCCCTGCTCGTGTCTGCGGGGGCGGCTGCGTTCTTTTTACTATGCGCGTGGCGGGTGCGGCGGCATCCGGAATCTCCCTTGAGAAGGCTGGCTGTGGGCGCCGGATACCGTTTGTTCCTGTGCTGTTCCGCACTTGTGCTGGGGGCGGTGTATATAGGGTCCGTTGTTTTGTTTATCGTGCAGTCCCTGGGGATGTGAGAAAAGCTTTCCCCTGACGGAATGCTTCCGGACGGGAAGAAGGCATTCAGCGTATGCACCACCGGTTTTTCCGCTTTTACCGGGCGTGGTGAAGAGATGTTCTGTTTTGAAGGATGGTTGACAGCGCGGCGCGGCGCGGTAGAGTGGTTGCATGCAGTCTTCCTATTGTCCGAGTCCTTATCGATATACGCGCCGCGTGACCCGGGAGGTCATGGTGGGGAATGTGGGGGTGGGCGGGTCCAATCCCATCCGGGTCCAGTCCATGCTGACGTCTGATACGCGGGATACGGACGCCTGCGTGAAGGAGGCTCTGGAACTGGCCGCCGCCGGGTGCGAGATTATCCGCCTGACGGCCCAGACCAAGGCGTATGCCGCCAATCTGGAAAACATATCCCGTGAATTGCGCGCCGCGGGCTGTCATGTGCCGCTGGTGGCGGATATTCATTTCAAGCCGGATGCCGCGATGGAGGCCGCCAAATGGGTGGAGAAGATACGCATTAATCCCGGCAATTTCATCGACAAGAAGAAGTTTGAAGTGCGGGAATATTCGGACGCGGAATATAACGAGGAGCTGGAACGCCTGCGGGAGGAGTTTACTCCCCTGGTGCTGTTTTGCCGGGAACATGGGCGTGCCATGCGCATCGGGTCCAATCACGGTTCCCTGTCCGACCGCATTTTGAACCGTTTTGGAGATACCCCGGAGGGGATGGTGGAGAGCGCGATTGAGTTTGCCCGGATTGCCCGCGACCTGGATTACCATTCCCTGGTGTTTTCCATGAAGGCCTCCAACGTGAAGGTGATGGTGGCCGCCTACCGCCTGCTGGTGGAGCGCCTGAATGCGCTGGGCCCGGACTGGAATTATCCCATTCATCTGGGGGTGACGGAAGCCGGAGGGGGCGAGGATGGACGCATCAAGAGCGCCGTGGGCATCGGTTCCCTGCTGATGGACGGCATTGGGGATACCCTGCGCGTCTCCCTGACGGAGGACGCCGTGCGGGAAGTGCCGGTGGCCTACCGCCTGTCCAATCCGTTCCAGCCGTCGGAACGTTCCGATGATCCTCCTTCTTCCTTTCCTGAACCTGAACTGGGGTTCGATCCCCTGAAGTTTTCCAAAAGGCAGGGGGGATTGGCGATGTGCTACGGCGTGCGCCTGGGCTGGGACCAGCCCGTGCGGGTGGTTGTGCCGGATGCCGGGTTTTACTCCCTTCAGACGGAACGGGAGGCGATGGGGGACATGATGCCGGAACTGGCTTATGGCCAGCTGGATGCCATTGAGGTGGACCCCCGGCGCGACGATGACCTTGAGCCGCTAAAAGAATTGGCGGAGCCGTCCATTGTCACCGTGAAGAACGGCCTGGACATGGAACCCGTTTATGCCTTCCGCCTGCTGGCGTCCCGCATTGAAGACAGGCACCTGGTTCTGCTGAAGGATACGCTGGTTCCCGGTTCCGTTTCCGAT
This DNA window, taken from Akkermansia muciniphila, encodes the following:
- the alaS gene encoding alanine--tRNA ligase encodes the protein MTATEIRQSFLDFFREKQHTVVPSASLMPQSPGLLFTNAGMNQFVPYFLGVWTPPWTPARATDTQKCIRAGGKHNDLEDVGYDSYHHTFFEMLGNWSFGDYFKKEAIQWAWELVVERWGFPAERLYATVYSPDKSKGDPGEFDQEAWDYWAELFRSRGLDPDVQIVHGNVKDNFWMMGETGPCGPCSELHVDLTPKGDTKGSLVNKDSDQCIEIWNLVFIQYNAESNGSMRNLPACHVDTGMGFERACSIMQCTDGFKDFSRKPSNYATDVFRPLFDRLEVLSGRKYADVYPAPGSKKVGAQDDSLQEAIAFRVIADHLRTLSFSIADGILPGNNGRNYVLRRILRRAVRYGRRLGFTQPFLAELVDTLVESFGQVFPELATRAATVKEVLNREEASFNETLDRGLELFDAETASAGKVSGEFAFKLYDTYGFPIDLTALLAEERGLEIDMDGFNRLMNEQRERARAARKSEVVRALDLKTDAVTEFTGYDVDECAATVLEVSRQGDSLFIITDKTPFYAEMGGQVSDAGLIEIGGDSYHVMAVQQIGNARAHVVEAREGLAVKPGDRVHLSIDAERRRRVEAHHTATHLLHCALHQVVSPDAAQQGSYVSEDRLRFDFNSGAVTPDQLRRIEEKVNGWIEEALPVHCTERAYADVKGNSAIAQFFGDKYGDVVRVVQVGGCRNELDGVSMEFCGGTHIANTKDIGLFKIKSEGAIASGVRRIEAMTGDAALEMIRQHVVAKSLEIARAVEKIKEVNGELADMGLEQVPVPTIEGKPGLSALGASDIRTVNDSLARFDASVEHFKQTALEAEKKLKKARAGQSAARADALLNEWLSDDPASLIQVAEGAGELLQELLNGLKKRQYAGAAFLLCVDSSSLLLGAYCGKDAIADGLSAGDMIREVSALAGGKGGGRADQARGSAPQDADPQALAAAARNIIND
- the pssA gene encoding CDP-diacylglycerol--serine O-phosphatidyltransferase; translation: MDKKIFPDEPEIPILPNLFTAGNLVCGFFAILTIFEGINQADSDAVAAFSYYQNATFLIFAACLFDLFDGRIARMRGQDGPFGREFDSLADIVSFGIAPALLVAKAVLFQLSPPEVGWGIGILYLLCAALRLARFNCMAAAPRKEGQSSDFVGLPVPMAAGAVVSTMYLVMYLAGRAPDGAMDLGVFKYVIALAMAGVSVLMMSRVVYPSFKHINMRTRGTMYAIVLIVLAVICIFKFPWVMPAVIFSIYLLYGLVRPWVARRWRNRLEASDEE
- the folP gene encoding dihydropteroate synthase — translated: MNWLVRRDLLNVERGGVLMGIVNVTPDSFSDGGRFHTLERAVSHAKELERQGALILDIGGESTRPGAAEVSVEEELDRVLPVVRELRPCTEAVISVDTRHAAVAEAVLEAGADVINDISGLQEEGMAELCAAARCGVVVMHMQGTPETMQEAPSYGDVVGEVRSYFEERYDFLLARGLVPEQICWDPGIGFGKTVEHNLALLSNMDKLQVAGRPVLLGLSRKRMLGAILGSVEQGRAPLGTAVMTVWGHLHGAGIHRVHDVEECARALKLVQTAEPFVR